One stretch of Caloramator mitchellensis DNA includes these proteins:
- the rseP gene encoding RIP metalloprotease RseP yields the protein MTTFLASIFVFGLLITGHELGHFALAKLNRVKVLEFAIGMGPRILKFNTKETTYSLRLFPIGGYVKMLGEEEKSSDPRAFNNQNAWRRLSILIAGAFMNFVLAIVLFMLVYYNVGVTTLTINEVVPNYPAYNQDIRVGDRIVAINDNKIYSWTEFVTFVASNKDKPFKLTIKRDNIIIDKTMTPVLNAEQNKYMIGVSTKIEKGNIAESIKHSFIETFASIKQMLVILGGLITRKVSTEQIGGPVAIVKMSGEVARVGIWNLLYFAGFLSINLGVFNLIPFPALDGGWVILTLFEGVTGRKFDENKIGLINLIGFSLLMLLAVLITYRDILRIFS from the coding sequence TTGACAACATTTCTTGCTTCAATTTTTGTATTTGGTTTATTGATAACAGGTCATGAGTTGGGACATTTTGCTCTGGCAAAATTGAATAGGGTTAAGGTTTTAGAATTTGCTATTGGAATGGGACCAAGAATACTTAAGTTCAACACCAAGGAAACGACATACAGTTTGAGACTATTTCCTATCGGAGGATATGTAAAAATGCTTGGAGAAGAAGAAAAATCTTCCGATCCTAGGGCTTTTAACAATCAAAATGCTTGGAGAAGACTTTCAATTTTAATTGCTGGAGCATTTATGAACTTTGTTCTTGCGATAGTTCTTTTTATGCTGGTTTATTACAATGTGGGAGTTACAACCTTGACAATTAATGAAGTTGTTCCAAATTATCCAGCATACAATCAAGACATTAGAGTTGGAGATAGAATAGTAGCAATAAATGATAATAAAATATATTCTTGGACAGAATTTGTAACATTTGTTGCTTCAAATAAAGATAAACCATTCAAATTAACAATCAAAAGAGACAATATCATAATTGATAAAACGATGACACCAGTTCTAAACGCTGAACAAAACAAATATATGATTGGTGTATCTACTAAGATAGAAAAAGGAAACATTGCTGAATCAATTAAACATAGCTTTATTGAAACATTTGCATCCATTAAACAAATGCTGGTGATTCTTGGAGGATTAATTACAAGAAAAGTTTCAACTGAGCAGATAGGCGGCCCTGTTGCGATTGTCAAGATGTCTGGTGAAGTTGCTAGAGTAGGAATTTGGAATTTGTTATACTTTGCAGGATTTTTAAGCATAAATCTTGGAGTATTTAATTTAATACCTTTTCCAGCCCTTGACGGTGGGTGGGTAATTCTAACCCTTTTCGAGGGAGTAACGGGAAGAAAGTTTGATGAAAATAAAATTGGATTGATTAATTTAATAGGTTTTTCTTTGTTAATGCTTTTGGCAGTTTTAATAACATATAGGGATATACTTAGAATATTCTCCTAG
- a CDS encoding glycosyltransferase, which translates to MKAVCIIPAYNEEKTIADVIDVVKSVDIINKVIVVSDGSTDNTATIARNHGAIVYELKENKGKGAAVKIGVDNADSELILLLDADLIGLTKEHVVDLLNPVLRDEADMTIGIFAKGRFATDLAQFVAPHLSGQRAVKKEIITKINNIDITRYGIEVALTKSVEREGYRVVNVELKDLTHIMKEEKLGFRKGFAARMKMYWDILRCLKM; encoded by the coding sequence ATGAAGGCAGTTTGTATAATACCAGCTTATAATGAAGAAAAAACAATCGCTGATGTTATAGATGTTGTAAAAAGCGTTGATATAATCAATAAGGTGATTGTAGTAAGCGATGGTTCAACTGACAATACTGCAACAATTGCAAGAAATCATGGTGCTATTGTTTATGAACTTAAAGAAAACAAGGGTAAAGGTGCTGCAGTAAAAATTGGAGTAGATAATGCTGATTCTGAATTAATACTTTTGCTTGATGCTGATTTAATTGGACTTACTAAAGAACATGTAGTTGACCTTTTAAATCCAGTTTTAAGGGATGAAGCTGATATGACTATTGGAATTTTTGCTAAAGGAAGATTTGCAACAGATTTAGCGCAGTTTGTAGCCCCGCATTTATCGGGTCAAAGAGCAGTTAAAAAAGAAATAATAACTAAGATTAATAACATTGATATAACAAGATACGGTATTGAAGTGGCACTGACTAAATCTGTTGAGAGGGAAGGATATAGGGTTGTAAACGTAGAATTAAAGGATTTGACCCATATAATGAAAGAAGAAAAACTTGGATTTAGGAAGGGATTTGCAGCAAGAATGAAGATGTATTGGGATATTTTAAGATGCTTAAAAATGTAG
- a CDS encoding phosphatidate cytidylyltransferase yields MDKRVISAIIAIPLLLFFTIKGGIIFKIGVFILSLIGIYEYSNAYKNTNNKVIVPILLFGLLLHTVILNMRNLEVLFPLIILICVVSMATPIFTKKYNIISSAITVIGFIYIVNFFGFLVLLRTEVQGYKYIWIVFLIAWASDTFAYYSGRIFGRHKLCPEVSPKKTVEGAVGGILGSIIGLIIWHFLFKDITIPVAHLIALGFFGGIISQIGDLSASLIKRFVNIKDYGNIMPGHGGVLDRFDSILFIAPIVYYYIELFIV; encoded by the coding sequence ATGGATAAAAGAGTAATTAGCGCAATAATTGCAATTCCTTTATTATTATTTTTTACCATCAAAGGTGGTATAATATTTAAAATAGGTGTTTTTATTTTAAGCCTAATTGGAATTTATGAATACTCAAATGCATATAAAAATACAAACAACAAAGTTATCGTCCCAATACTTTTATTTGGGCTATTATTACATACAGTTATCTTAAACATGAGGAATTTAGAAGTTTTATTTCCTTTAATTATATTGATCTGTGTAGTAAGCATGGCTACTCCAATATTTACAAAAAAGTATAATATTATATCATCTGCTATTACAGTGATAGGCTTTATTTATATAGTAAATTTTTTTGGATTTCTTGTATTATTGAGAACTGAAGTTCAAGGATATAAATATATTTGGATAGTTTTTTTGATAGCGTGGGCATCAGATACTTTTGCTTATTATTCAGGCAGAATTTTTGGAAGACACAAATTATGCCCCGAAGTGAGCCCTAAAAAAACGGTTGAAGGTGCGGTTGGAGGAATACTTGGAAGCATAATTGGTTTAATAATATGGCATTTTTTATTTAAAGATATCACAATACCTGTGGCGCATCTTATTGCACTTGGATTTTTCGGAGGTATTATTTCCCAAATTGGTGATTTATCAGCATCGCTTATAAAAAGATTTGTCAATATAAAGGATTATGGAAATATAATGCCAGGTCACGGAGGGGTGCTCGATAGATTTGACAGTATATTATTTATTGCGCCAATAGTATATTATTATATAGAACTGTTTATTGTTTAA
- a CDS encoding isoprenyl transferase — protein sequence MFNLIKEKKQSDDNLLDSLDKNNIPLHIAIIMDGNGRWAKKRNLPRTMGHKAGVETIREIVKVCSNIGVKYLTLYAFSTENWKRPADEVNALMNLLVEYLRREVQELDKNNVVINWIGDIAKLPAICQEELLRAKEKTKDNTGLVLNLALNYGSRDEIIRAIKKIAIDVRDGKLKTEDINEELINGYLDTAGMPDPDLMIRPSGELRISNFLLWQIAYSELWFSNIFWPDFNKNELLKAILEYQKRDRRFGGVK from the coding sequence GATAATTTATTGGATTCATTAGATAAAAACAATATACCACTACATATTGCAATCATAATGGACGGAAATGGAAGATGGGCAAAAAAAAGAAACTTGCCTAGAACTATGGGTCATAAAGCAGGGGTTGAAACAATAAGAGAAATTGTTAAAGTATGTTCGAATATAGGAGTCAAGTATTTAACTTTATATGCTTTTTCTACTGAAAATTGGAAAAGGCCAGCCGATGAGGTTAATGCCCTTATGAACCTACTGGTTGAATATTTAAGACGTGAGGTTCAGGAGCTTGATAAAAATAACGTTGTAATTAATTGGATTGGAGATATTGCAAAATTACCTGCCATATGTCAGGAAGAACTATTAAGAGCAAAAGAAAAAACAAAGGATAACACAGGTTTGGTATTAAATCTTGCATTAAATTACGGCTCAAGGGATGAAATAATTAGGGCTATTAAAAAGATTGCAATTGATGTAAGGGATGGAAAGTTAAAAACTGAAGATATTAATGAAGAACTTATAAATGGATATTTGGATACTGCAGGAATGCCGGATCCTGATTTGATGATAAGACCAAGTGGGGAGTTAAGAATAAGCAATTTTTTATTATGGCAAATAGCTTATTCGGAATTATGGTTTTCAAATATATTTTGGCCGGACTTTAACAAGAATGAACTATTGAAGGCAATCTTAGAATATCAAAAAAGAGACAGAAGGTTTGGAGGAGTAAAATAA
- the ispG gene encoding flavodoxin-dependent (E)-4-hydroxy-3-methylbut-2-enyl-diphosphate synthase, with product MKKRNTRKIKVGNIFVGGDSPVTIQSMTNTKTYDVKSTVKQIKELENAGCDIIRVAVPDIESAEAIKHIKKQIGIPIVADIHFDYQLAIKAIENGADKIRINPGNIGGESKILEVVNAAKYYNIPIRVGVNSGSLEKELLEKYKRPTSEALVESALKNVNLLEKFGFEDIIISVKSSNVLENIETYRLLSSRTNYPLHLGLTEAGTILSGTIKSSIGIGVLLLEGIGDTIRVSLTDEPLNEIKVAKEILKTVGLRNGIEIISCPTCGRTSIDLIKLAQEANLRLSKVDKPIKVAIMGCAVNGPGEAREADIGIAAGIGEGLIFKKGQIIKKVKEDELLDSLIEEINKI from the coding sequence ATGAAAAAGCGAAATACACGTAAGATAAAAGTTGGAAATATTTTTGTAGGCGGAGATAGTCCAGTTACAATTCAATCCATGACAAATACTAAGACTTATGATGTGAAGTCGACCGTAAAACAAATAAAGGAATTAGAAAATGCGGGTTGTGATATTATAAGGGTAGCTGTTCCGGATATTGAATCTGCTGAAGCAATTAAGCATATTAAGAAACAAATTGGTATTCCAATAGTAGCTGATATTCATTTTGACTATCAACTTGCAATAAAAGCTATTGAAAACGGTGCGGATAAAATAAGAATAAATCCTGGCAATATTGGCGGAGAAAGCAAAATATTAGAGGTTGTTAATGCAGCTAAATATTACAATATCCCAATAAGAGTTGGTGTTAATTCTGGTTCTTTAGAAAAGGAGTTGCTTGAAAAATATAAAAGGCCAACGAGCGAGGCACTGGTAGAAAGTGCCCTCAAGAATGTAAATTTACTCGAAAAGTTCGGTTTTGAAGATATAATTATTTCAGTTAAGTCGTCAAATGTATTAGAAAATATAGAAACATATAGATTATTATCCTCAAGAACAAATTATCCGCTACATTTAGGTTTAACAGAGGCTGGAACAATACTATCAGGAACTATAAAATCCTCAATTGGTATTGGAGTGCTTTTATTAGAGGGAATAGGTGATACAATAAGAGTTAGCTTGACAGATGAACCTTTGAATGAAATTAAGGTTGCAAAGGAAATATTAAAAACAGTTGGATTGAGAAACGGAATTGAAATCATTTCATGTCCAACATGTGGCAGAACAAGCATTGATTTGATAAAATTAGCTCAGGAGGCAAATTTAAGACTTTCGAAGGTGGATAAGCCAATTAAGGTAGCTATTATGGGTTGTGCAGTAAATGGACCTGGAGAAGCAAGAGAAGCGGACATTGGTATTGCAGCAGGGATAGGAGAAGGGCTCATTTTTAAAAAAGGACAGATAATAAAAAAGGTAAAAGAGGATGAATTGTTGGATTCGCTTATTGAAGAAATAAATAAAATTTAG
- a CDS encoding 1-deoxy-D-xylulose-5-phosphate reductoisomerase translates to MKKICILGSTGSIGTQALDIIRKNKEKYKVIALSANNNIELLTEQALEFNPKFIVVTEEKNRKNLKDRLNHTNIEVLCGVEGLEMVSSHDEVEIVLTSVVGMIGLKPTIAAIRANKTIALANKETMVVGGEIIKKELKKSKSFIIPVDSEHNAIFQCLQNNEKNTVRRIILTASGGPFRGKNKMELKNVTPEMAVKHPRWNMGKKISVDSATLMNKALEVIEAHWLFDIEYDKIDVVVHPQSVIHSMVEYIDGSVMAQLGVTDMKNPIKFALDYPKRSYSVTEYLNLTKVSQLTFEEVDFETFECLKLGYEAGKIGGSMPTVLNAANEEAVKLFLDGKIGFLDIPELIKASMKNHNVIYDLSIDKILDIENKTRQYINELIK, encoded by the coding sequence ATGAAAAAAATATGCATACTTGGTTCAACAGGTTCTATTGGAACTCAAGCATTGGACATAATTAGAAAAAACAAAGAAAAATATAAGGTTATCGCATTATCAGCAAATAATAATATAGAACTGCTTACTGAACAGGCGCTTGAATTCAATCCAAAGTTTATAGTGGTTACGGAAGAAAAAAACAGAAAAAACCTTAAAGATAGATTAAATCACACAAATATTGAAGTTTTGTGTGGAGTCGAAGGATTGGAAATGGTCTCTTCTCATGATGAAGTTGAAATAGTTCTAACTTCAGTTGTGGGAATGATAGGTTTAAAACCTACTATTGCAGCAATACGCGCAAACAAAACTATTGCTCTTGCTAATAAGGAGACAATGGTTGTTGGTGGAGAGATAATAAAGAAGGAACTTAAAAAAAGCAAAAGTTTTATTATTCCAGTTGACAGTGAACATAACGCAATATTTCAATGCCTGCAGAACAATGAAAAGAATACAGTAAGAAGAATCATATTAACTGCCTCCGGCGGACCCTTCAGGGGTAAAAATAAAATGGAGCTGAAAAACGTAACTCCAGAGATGGCAGTAAAACACCCAAGATGGAATATGGGGAAGAAAATATCAGTTGATTCAGCAACACTGATGAATAAGGCACTTGAGGTTATAGAGGCACATTGGCTCTTTGACATTGAATATGATAAAATCGATGTTGTTGTTCACCCCCAAAGTGTAATCCATTCGATGGTGGAATATATCGATGGTTCTGTAATGGCACAACTTGGAGTAACAGATATGAAAAATCCAATAAAATTTGCATTAGATTACCCAAAGAGAAGTTATAGCGTAACCGAATATTTAAACTTAACAAAAGTTTCGCAATTGACATTTGAAGAGGTTGATTTTGAAACATTTGAATGCTTAAAACTCGGATACGAAGCTGGAAAAATTGGAGGTTCTATGCCTACTGTGTTAAACGCTGCAAACGAAGAGGCTGTTAAGCTGTTTTTAGATGGAAAAATAGGTTTCTTGGATATACCTGAATTAATAAAAGCTTCTATGAAAAATCATAATGTGATTTATGATTTAAGCATTGATAAAATATTGGATATTGAAAACAAAACTAGACAATATATAAATGAATTAATCAAATAG